GCTCACCGGGGCCACGGGGCGAACCCCGCCCTCTTCACCGTCCACAAGATCATTGCGCCTGTCTGCGACGCCGGGGAACGGTTCGCCACGCTTCCTACCCCGCCCGAGAGCAAGCCCCGACGGTCGCCGGACGAGGCGGACCGCCGGATCGACCGACGGGTCGGCAGGCCTGGCGCCCCATAGTCGTGGTGAACGCGATGCAGTTGGCGGTTGTGGCCGTGGGTGAAGGTGCCCAGGGCGGACG
The DNA window shown above is from Streptomyces sp. NBC_01451 and carries:
- a CDS encoding DUF6192 family protein, which produces MPFAHRGHGANPALFTVHKIIAPVCDAGERFATLPTPPESKPRRSPDEADRRIDRRVGRPGAP